From a region of the Procambarus clarkii isolate CNS0578487 chromosome 18, FALCON_Pclarkii_2.0, whole genome shotgun sequence genome:
- the LOC123751374 gene encoding uncharacterized protein produces MGDYWRHHSGGTAEDSGRKIAGRTCEDSAGTDESGPAVDSGIGSDGESSMDSSGDGEWNPTQDDEESLTEDCERNTNGERSGRLDVGGGGRVPADGGGLDAAGACVGLTGGCGREDSDGDGESGRPRENCGTPAGDSAGGTPSGTSVGGTPSGTSVGGTPSGTSGGGTPSGTSGGGGPVGHGGGQSPTRKGMSGHPVASSHAAGGKETKRPKARDGCRRSSSGGRGAPGGGRGGGGAGGHGRTGAANETCPVIRLLVLGGHGVGKSAVAVRYLTRRYIGEYKSQVDIIYRQSLQLDGMKVDLEIIDISRPGEASLPALEMSQCDGYLVVYSVAHKHTFLTANRLLHAIYKLRPHLPRPPITLLGNKQDLEHSREVTADEGRTSSTIFGCAFAEVSVAETSEDIVPIFTSLIRRARASCCKCPTIFPALLDPTVCACSCRQALRLDGYTCRLCCTSGSSRIPCMCNGSSGSCGSRNGKVPGRCMYGGPHRGRRQEDERAGRKVSRSGSKKLRERSFSSPLYVCENTASVRSVNCQRDSLSPSPSRTRAAGGRKLSGRETQNTQNDKTQHYTHSGPVRANLSRSLSSPEAWPDSWPVELPSLFGPNTGSGKGSKREGLIATIKEQEPSLSLLARGRSLVHDTHTRVKHRECSCKSRTQTFKSSGKVEIVNIKKPDGRLTIQDEGGRNQSGSLVGPSPQPDKWPTKLPAVKICNNTSSSSSSTQPKHTAAATNEHCASPSSLSTGGPRSPKRFPFDSLETRRVEDDSPSPQGGGRQRKFSVFGVGRALGHFLSKGSLPDLPRATANICDKFGSLKRTIKKRSV; encoded by the exons ATGGGAGACTACTGGAGACACCACAGTGGTGGTACCGCTGAAGACAGCGGCAGGAAGATTGCTGGAAGAACCTGCGAAGACTCtgctggaactgatgaaagtggtCCTGCCGTGGACAGTGGGATAGGTTCTGACGGGGAGAGTAGTATGGATTCTTCTGGAGATGGTGAGTGGAACCCAACACAAGACGATGAAGAAAGTCTTACTGAAGACTGTGAAAGAAACACAAATGGGGAAAGAAGTGGGAGACTTGATGTAGGTGGAGGTGGAAGAGTTCCTGCAGACGGAGGAGGGCTTGACGCAGCTGGTGCGTGTGTAGGTCTTACTGGAGGCTGTGGGCGTGAAGACTCTGACGGAGACGGTGAAAGTGGACGCCCTCGTGAAAACTGTGGAACACCAGCTGGAGACAGTGCTGGTGGAACACCTAGTGGAACCAGTGTAGGTGGAACACCTAGTGGAACCAGTGTAGGTGGAACACCTAGTGGAACCAGTGGAGGTGGAACACCTAGTGGAACCAGTGGAGGTGGAGGCCCTGTAGGACACGGCGGGGGACAAAGCCCTACAAGGAAGGGAATGTCAGGACACCCGGTAGCGTCCAGTCACGCCGCCGGTGGCAAGGAAACCAAGAGACCGAAAGCAAGAGATGGCTGTCGGAGGAGCAGCTCCGGTGGGCGAGGTGCTCCTggcggaggccgtggtggtggaggcgctGGCGGACACGGACGAACAGGCGCGGCCAACGAGACGTGTCCGGTGATCCGTCTTCTTGTGCTGGGGGGACACGGCGTCGGAAAGTCAG CCGTCGCCGTGCGCTACCTCACTCGCCGCTACATAGGCGAGTACAAGTCCCAAGTCG ATATCATCTACCGCCAGAGTCTTCAGCTCGATGGCATGAAGGTCGACCTCGAAATCATCGACATCTCCAGGCCG ggcgAGGCGAGCCTACCAGCGCTGGAGATGAGTCAGTGTGACGGGTACCTGGTGGTGTACAGCGTGGCCCACAAGCACACCTTCCTCACAGCCAATCGCCTGCTCCACGCCATCTACAAGCTCCGCCCACACCTTCCCCGCCCGCCAATCACCTTGCTGGGAAACAAGCAGGATTTGGAGCATTCAAGAGAG GTCACAGCGGATGAAGGGAGAACCTCCTCCACCATCTTCGGCTGCGCCTTCGCCGAAGTGTCGGTGGCCGAGACCAGCGAGGACATCGTACCCATCTTCACCTCACTCATCCGGCGGGCCAGAGCCTCCTGCTGCAAGTGTCCCACCATCTTCCCCGCCCTTCTGGACCCTACTGTCTGCGCCTGCTCCTGCAGACAAGCCCTCCGCCTCGACGGATACACCTGCAGGCTTTGCTGCACATCTGGAAGCTCACGTATACCCTGCATGTGTAATGGGAGTAGTGGCAGCTGCGGGTCACGGAACGGAAAGGTTCCTGGGCGGTGTATGTATGGCGGGCCTCACAGAGGGAGGAGGCAGGAGGACGAGAGGGCTGGCAGGAAAGTTAGCCGTAGCGGTAGTAAGAAATTAAGAGAGCGATCATTTAGCTCTCCGCTCTATGTCTGCGAAAATACTGCTAGTGTTAGATCTGTAAATTGTCAGAGAGATTCTTTGAGCCCGTCGCCCTCCAGGACCAGAGCGGCGGGCGGCAGGAAACTCTCGGGGCGTGAAACACAAAATACTCAAAATGATAAAACACAACATTATACACATTCAGGTCCAGTGCGCGCTAACCTGAGCAGGTCATTAAGTTCTCCCGAGGCTTGGCCGGACAGTTGGCCCGTCGAGCTACCGTCGCTTTTCGGGCCAAACACTGGCTCTGGCAAAGGATCAAAAAGAGAGGGATTGATCGCCACAATAAAGGAGCAGGAGCCAAGTCTATCGCTACTCGCCAGAGGGAGATCGCTtgtacacgacacacacacaagagttaaACATCGTGAGTGTTCGTGCAAGTCTCGCACACAAACTTTTAAAAGCAGCGGGAAAGTAGAAATTGTAAATATTAAGAAGCCTGATGGTAGACTCACTATCCAAGACGAAGGAGGTCGCAATCAGTCAGGCAGCCTCGTcggaccttcaccacaacctgataAATGGCCAACCAAATTGCCTGCGGTTAAAATATGCAACAATacttccagcagcagcagcagcacgcagCCAAagcacacagcagcagcaaccaATGAGCACTGTGCCTCACCGTCCTCTCTGTCTACCGGTGGCCCACGATCCCCAAAACGATTTCCATTTGATTCATTAGAAACCAGGAGAGTGGAGGATGACTCTCCGTCTCCTCAAGGTGGAGGACGCCAGCGGAAGTTCTCAGTGTTCGGCGTGGGCCGCGCCCTCGGTCACTTCCTCTCCAAGGGCTCCTTGCCCGACCTGCCCCGAGCTACGGCCAATATCTGCGACAAATTTGGCTCCTTGAAGCGGACGATCAAGAAACGCTCTGTGTGA